The following proteins come from a genomic window of Eulemur rufifrons isolate Redbay chromosome 24, OSU_ERuf_1, whole genome shotgun sequence:
- the PVR gene encoding poliovirus receptor isoform X1 — MAGDWPSAWLPLVLSLLSLLSLPWSPSGAGTETVDVHAPAQVRGLLGGNVTLPCHLQLLNPSVQVTQVTWMRRQLAEQPSSVAVYHPARSPWYFDPERVAFAAAKSRSELRNASLVVTQLHIEDEANYTCQFATFPHGSRSASTWLNVRARPQNTAEALKVPPSLFTLKPVPVARCVSTGGRPPARITWSPRLNGIVNESQVPGPLPGTFTVTSLLTVVPSSQVDGKTVTCMVEHETLGEPDLLPVNLTVYYAPEVNISGYDGNWYLGQSEASLTCNVRSNPAPAQYNWSTTTGPLPPSAVAQGPQLLINSVDKSINTTFICTVTNAVGTRQEELAIVLNERSDSGSSHVMIIIFVILGILGLVALGVFGYWRLRSTRPEGGSPSANGIIYSSVSTEGGSPQDTQRGGAR; from the exons ATGGCGGGAGACTGGCCCTCCGCGTGGCTGCCGCTGGTGCTGTCGCTGCTGTCGCTGCTGTCGCTGCCCTGGTCACCCTCGGGAGCCG GAACAGAGACAGTCGATGTGCATGCGCCGGCCCAAGTGCGTGGCCTCTTGGGCGGCAACGTGACGCTGCCGTGCCACCTTCAGCTGCTGAATCCCAGCGTGCAAGTGACGCAGGTGACGTGGATGCGGCGGCAGCTGGCAGAGCAGCCTAGCAGCGTGGCCGTCTACCACCCAGCTCGGAGCCCCTGGTACTTCGACCCGGAGCGGGTGGCGTTCGCCGCCGCCAAGTCCCGCAGCGAGCTGCGCAACGCGTCGCTGGTGGTGACCCAGTTGCACATAGAGGACGAAGCCAACTACACCTGTCAGTTCGCCACCTTCCCCCACGGCAGCAGGAGCGCCAGTACCTGGCTCAACGTGCGCG CCCGGCCCCAGAACACAGCTGAGGCCCTGAAGGTCCCACCCAGCCTGTTCACCTTGAAGCCTGTGCCCGTGGCCCGCTGCGTGTCCACAGGGGGTCGCCCACCAGCCCGAATCACCTGGTCCCCACGCCTAAATGGAATAGTGAACGAGAGCCAGGTGCCGGGGCCCCTGCCCGGCACGTTCACCGTCACCAGCCTCTTGACTGTGGTGCCCTCAAGCCAAGTGGACGGCAAGACTGTCACCTGCATGGTGGAGCATGAGACTCTCGGGGAGCCTGACTTGCTGCCGGTGAACCTCACCGTGTACT ACGCCCCCGAGGTCAATATCTCTGGCTATGATGGCAATTGGTACCTCGGCCAGAGTGAGGCCAGCCTGACCTGCAATGTCCGCAGCAATCCAGCTCCCGCGCAGTATAACTGGAGCAC gACCACTGGTCCCCTACCACCTTCTGCTGTGGCCCAGGGCCCCCAGCTCCTCATCAATTCTGTGGACAAGTCGATCAACACAACTTTCATCTGCACTGTCACCAATGCCGTAGGGACCCGCCAGGAGGAACTGGCCATCGTGCTCAATG aGCGGTCAGACTCAGGCAGTTCCCATGTGATGATCATCATCTTTGTGATTTTGGGAATCCTGGGGCTTGTTGCACTGGGGGTGTTTGGTTACTGGCGGTTAAGATCAACCC GTCCGGAGGGTGGCAGCCCCTCGGCTAACGGG ATCATCTACTCATCTGTGAGCACTGAAGGCGGCTCTCCCCAGGATACACAGAGAGGGGGCGCAAGGTGA
- the PVR gene encoding poliovirus receptor isoform X2, with translation MAGDWPSAWLPLVLSLLSLLSLPWSPSGAETVDVHAPAQVRGLLGGNVTLPCHLQLLNPSVQVTQVTWMRRQLAEQPSSVAVYHPARSPWYFDPERVAFAAAKSRSELRNASLVVTQLHIEDEANYTCQFATFPHGSRSASTWLNVRARPQNTAEALKVPPSLFTLKPVPVARCVSTGGRPPARITWSPRLNGIVNESQVPGPLPGTFTVTSLLTVVPSSQVDGKTVTCMVEHETLGEPDLLPVNLTVYYAPEVNISGYDGNWYLGQSEASLTCNVRSNPAPAQYNWSTTTGPLPPSAVAQGPQLLINSVDKSINTTFICTVTNAVGTRQEELAIVLNERSDSGSSHVMIIIFVILGILGLVALGVFGYWRLRSTRPEGGSPSANGIIYSSVSTEGGSPQDTQRGGAR, from the exons ATGGCGGGAGACTGGCCCTCCGCGTGGCTGCCGCTGGTGCTGTCGCTGCTGTCGCTGCTGTCGCTGCCCTGGTCACCCTCGGGAGCCG AGACAGTCGATGTGCATGCGCCGGCCCAAGTGCGTGGCCTCTTGGGCGGCAACGTGACGCTGCCGTGCCACCTTCAGCTGCTGAATCCCAGCGTGCAAGTGACGCAGGTGACGTGGATGCGGCGGCAGCTGGCAGAGCAGCCTAGCAGCGTGGCCGTCTACCACCCAGCTCGGAGCCCCTGGTACTTCGACCCGGAGCGGGTGGCGTTCGCCGCCGCCAAGTCCCGCAGCGAGCTGCGCAACGCGTCGCTGGTGGTGACCCAGTTGCACATAGAGGACGAAGCCAACTACACCTGTCAGTTCGCCACCTTCCCCCACGGCAGCAGGAGCGCCAGTACCTGGCTCAACGTGCGCG CCCGGCCCCAGAACACAGCTGAGGCCCTGAAGGTCCCACCCAGCCTGTTCACCTTGAAGCCTGTGCCCGTGGCCCGCTGCGTGTCCACAGGGGGTCGCCCACCAGCCCGAATCACCTGGTCCCCACGCCTAAATGGAATAGTGAACGAGAGCCAGGTGCCGGGGCCCCTGCCCGGCACGTTCACCGTCACCAGCCTCTTGACTGTGGTGCCCTCAAGCCAAGTGGACGGCAAGACTGTCACCTGCATGGTGGAGCATGAGACTCTCGGGGAGCCTGACTTGCTGCCGGTGAACCTCACCGTGTACT ACGCCCCCGAGGTCAATATCTCTGGCTATGATGGCAATTGGTACCTCGGCCAGAGTGAGGCCAGCCTGACCTGCAATGTCCGCAGCAATCCAGCTCCCGCGCAGTATAACTGGAGCAC gACCACTGGTCCCCTACCACCTTCTGCTGTGGCCCAGGGCCCCCAGCTCCTCATCAATTCTGTGGACAAGTCGATCAACACAACTTTCATCTGCACTGTCACCAATGCCGTAGGGACCCGCCAGGAGGAACTGGCCATCGTGCTCAATG aGCGGTCAGACTCAGGCAGTTCCCATGTGATGATCATCATCTTTGTGATTTTGGGAATCCTGGGGCTTGTTGCACTGGGGGTGTTTGGTTACTGGCGGTTAAGATCAACCC GTCCGGAGGGTGGCAGCCCCTCGGCTAACGGG ATCATCTACTCATCTGTGAGCACTGAAGGCGGCTCTCCCCAGGATACACAGAGAGGGGGCGCAAGGTGA